A genome region from Ignavibacteriales bacterium includes the following:
- a CDS encoding succinate dehydrogenase cytochrome b subunit — protein sequence MGWFLKFLNSSIGKKFMMAVTGSFLLIFLIVHLIGNITLFFGPSAFNAYVSALDTIKPLIRVIEVVLLAVFVLHIFNGVRLWIENKKARGVTYKVNGSSENSTLFSRTMFVTGSIVFIFLVLHLGTFFWRFNIYDPLGYATHHQYYDVVVYFFNIWWYAILYIIAVLLLGFHLNHGFQSAFQTFGWNHIKYFPIIKKLGTVYAIIMALGFASMPLYFLLGGGN from the coding sequence ATGGGCTGGTTTTTAAAATTCTTAAACTCTTCTATCGGCAAAAAATTTATGATGGCTGTTACAGGGAGTTTTCTGCTAATATTTTTAATCGTTCATTTGATTGGAAATATAACTTTGTTCTTTGGGCCAAGTGCTTTTAATGCCTATGTATCAGCACTCGATACAATCAAACCGTTGATTCGAGTTATTGAGGTTGTTCTGCTTGCAGTTTTTGTTCTGCACATATTTAACGGAGTTAGATTGTGGATCGAAAATAAAAAAGCACGCGGAGTTACGTACAAGGTAAATGGCTCTTCAGAAAACAGTACATTATTTTCCCGAACAATGTTCGTTACGGGTTCAATAGTTTTCATTTTTCTTGTGCTGCATTTAGGAACATTTTTTTGGAGATTTAACATTTACGATCCATTAGGTTATGCAACTCACCATCAATATTACGATGTTGTTGTTTACTTTTTTAATATTTGGTGGTATGCTATTCTTTACATAATCGCAGTTTTACTTTTAGGATTTCATCTTAACCATGGCTTCCAAAGTGCATTCCAAACTTTTGGTTGGAATCACATAAAATATTTTCCAATAATTAAAAAACTTGGAACTGTTTATGCAATTATTATGGCTTTAGGATTTGCCTCAATGCCACTTTATTTTTTATTAGGAGGAGGTAACTAA